A DNA window from Calliphora vicina chromosome 1, idCalVici1.1, whole genome shotgun sequence contains the following coding sequences:
- the LOC135963433 gene encoding rhodanese domain-containing protein CG4456-like, producing MKQYTTTIKSCFAIFSLQLLCVLQASHAEALTNADNKIEIAYYEEIKDLPNHPEKLLIDVRTPEELVQFGKIPTSINIPLSVVEQELSANVKAADFKEKYGRDKPATDMQIIFSCRSGKRAQQAAEIAVKLGYTNVKNYKGSWLDWAEHEGLPKE from the coding sequence ATGAAACAATATACTACTACAATTAAGTCGTGTTTCGCAATATTTTCTTTGCAACTACTGTGTGTACTTCAAGCAAGTCATGCAGAAGCCCTAACTAATGCCgataataaaatagaaattgcCTACTATGAGGAAATTAAAGATTTGccaaatcatcctgaaaaactTCTAATCGATGTACGTACACCCGAGGAACTTGTACAGTTTGGTAAAATACCAACAAGTATTAATATACCATTGTCAGTGGTAGAACAGGAATTGTCGGCCAATGTAAAAGCAgcagattttaaagaaaaatatggcCGTGATAAGCCAGCAACCGATATGCAAATAATTTTCTCATGCAGATCCGGCAAAAGAGCCCAGCAGGCGGCAGAAATTGCTGTAAAATTGGGATATACTAATGTTAAGAATTACAAGGGTTCCTGGCTTGATTGGGCCGAACATGAAGGCTTGCCAAAGGaatag
- the Pisd gene encoding phosphatidylserine decarboxylase proenzyme, mitochondrial, whose protein sequence is MVSYFVPRGRFLIKAGNLRQVHQKHQQTGQQQTGKWPLIKNFRQTFSTKSTNNQTTESKVDNLIRNNPLNKNSPNFQVRRHQELQKARLSIWLKWTGFLLKWAPMGICVFGALEWQLHKQNCAREQLPQTASEFQTKFYCSLPLRLLSRAWGWLAACYVPENFRPFVYGWYSKSFGVNIEEALYPDFKHYQSISQFFTRALRDGVRPIDMKAPIVSPADGKILHFGTASKSLIEQVKGVNYSIQDFLGPATWTENNNKSFEEYADAIKHKQDGSTTLYQCVIYLAPGDYHRFHSAAEWQPSLRRHFTGELLSVNPKIATWLPGLFVLNERALYLGQWQHGFFSYTAVGATNVGSMEIIMDEKLKTNRWVGLTTNREYDELLLTDKPMLKKGDLVGQFNMGSTIVLLFEAPTNFRFDIEAGQKVKVGEALGHMA, encoded by the coding sequence ATGGTCTCTTATTTCGTACCTCGCGGTCGTTTCCTTATCAAAGCTGGAAATTTACGACAGGTCCATCAGAAACATCAACAAACCGGCCAACAACAAACCGGCAAATGGCCATTGATTAAGAATTTTCGTCAAACATTTTCTACCAAGTCAACTAATAATCAGACGACCGAGTCTAAAGTTGATAATCTAATAAGAAACAACCCTTTAAACAAAAACTCACCGAATTTTCAAGTTCGAAGACATCAAGAATTACAAAAGGCACGTCTTAGCATATGGTTGAAATGGACCGGATTTCTATTGAAATGGGCTCCTATgggtatttgtgtgtttggtgCTCTGGAATGGCAATTACATAAACAGAACTGTGCCCGCGAACAGCTGCCACAGACTGCATCGGAATTTCAGACAAAGTTTTACTGTTCGTTGCCTTTGAGATTACTGAGCAGAGCTTGGGGTTGGTTGGCCGCTTGCTATGTACCCGAGAATTTTAGACCCTTTGTTTACGGTTGGTATTCCAAGTCGTTTGGCGTGAACATTGAAGAAGCTTTATATCCGGACTTCAAGCACTATCAAAGTATATCGCAATTTTTCACACGAGCTTTACGCGATGGTGTCAGACCCATTGATATGAAGGCGCCTATAGTATCGCCGGCCGATGggaaaatattacattttggCACAGCCTCTAAATCTCTCATAGAGCAAGTAAAAGGTGTCAACTATAGTATACAAGACTTTTTGGGTCCCGCCACTTGGACAGAGAATAACAACAAGAGTTTCGAAGAATATGCCGATGCCATCAAGCATAAACAAGATGGTTCCACAACGCTCTATCAGTGTGTTATTTATTTAGCTCCTGGAGATTATCATCGTTTCCATTCTGCAGCCGAATGGCAACCATCATTGAGAAGACACTTTACCGGCGAATTGTTGTCGGTTAATCCAAAAATTGCTACCTGGTTACCCGGATTATTCGTACTTAATGAACGTGCCTTATATTTGGGCCAATGGCAACATGGTTTCTTCAGCTACACCGCAGTGGGTGCCACAAATGTTGGTTCCATGGAAATAATTATGGATGAAAAGCTAAAAACCAATCGCTGGGTTGGCTTGACCACCAATCGAGAATATGATGAACTTTTATTGACTGACAAGCCCATGTTAAAGAAAGGTGATTTAGTGGGTCAATTTAATATGGGCAGTACTATAGTATTGTTGTTTGAGGCACCCACTAATTTCCGCTTTGACATTGAGGCCGGACAAAAGGTTAAAGTGGGTGAGGCTTTAGGTCATAtggcttaa
- the Atg6 gene encoding beclin-1-like protein, translating into MSEVEVEKVPVSFACQRCLQPIVLDENLDHISVHAMAELSLPIYASNVNTIDTQDTSGFDHFVPPYRLTDSINGTGFMLVSDGRDNKKWSADFKLKAELFDCLSSNSEIDHPLCEECADSMLEIMDRELKIAEEEWSDYKNYLKQLEQQQECPNVAELEKELAELKENEQNLLSELGKLKEEEQSLNNAIENEELEKEKLQEQEASYWREYTKHRRELMLTEDDKRSLECQIAYAEQQLEKLKDANIFNITFHIWHAGHFGTINNFRLGRLPSVSVDWSEINAAWGQTVLLLCALARKIGLSFERYKIVPFGNHSYVEVLGENRELPLYGTGGFKFFWDTKFDAAMVAFLDCLTQFQQEVEKRDPEFLLPYKMEKGKIIDPSTGNSYSIKIQFNSEEQWTKALKFMLTNLKWGLAWVSSQFANNQ; encoded by the exons ATGAGTGAGGTAGAAGTGGAAAAGGTACCAGTGTCCTTTGCCTGTCAAAGATGCTTACAGCCCATAGTGTTGGATGAAAATCTTGACCACATTAGTGTGCATGCCATGGCAGAATTGTCTT TGCCCATATATGCCAGCAATGTTAATACTATTGATACCCAAGATACAAGCGGCTTCGATCATTTTGTACCGCCTTATCGTTTAACGGACTCTATTAATGGAACTGGTTTCATGTTGGTCTCAGATGGGCGTGACAATAAGAAATGGAGTGCAGATTTTAAATTGAAAGCAGAACTATTTGATTGTCTATCATCGAATTCGGAAATCGATCATCCGTTGTGTGAAGAATGTGCTGATTCCATGTTGGAAATAATGGATCGTGAATTGAAAATCGCCGAAGAAGAATGGAGCGATTATAAAAATTACTTGAAACAACTAGAACAACAGCAGGAATGTCCCAATGTGGCGGAGTTGGAAAAAGAGTTGGCGGAATTAAAGGAAAACGAACAAAATCTTTTGAGTGAATTAGGTAAATTAAAAGAAGAAGAGCAATCTCTAAATAATGCCATAGAAAATGAAGaattagaaaaagaaaaattacaagAGCAAGAAGCCAGTTATTGGCGTGAATATACAAAACATCGTAGGGAACTAATGTTGACGGAAGATGACAAACGTAGTCTAGAGTGTCAGATAGCGTATGCTGAACAACAGCTGGAAAAACTAAAAGatgcaaatatatttaatatcacATTCCACATCTGGCATGCTGGTCACTTTGGCAccattaacaattttcgtttagGACGTTTACCTTCGGTTTCAGTGGATTGGTCGGAAATCAATGCTGCCTGGGGTCAAACTGTTCTATTGTTATGTGCCTTAGCACGAAAAATAGGTCTTTCATTTGAGAGATACAAAATTGTGCCGTTTGGCAACCATTCGTATGTGGAAGTATTGGGTGAAAATCGTGAATTGCCTCTGTATGGTACAGGTGGTTTCAAATTCTTTTGGGATACGAAATTTGATGCTGCCATGGTGGCATTTTTAGATTGCTTAACGCAGTTTCAGCAAGAAGTAGAAAAACGTGATCCAGAATTTTTGCTACCCTATAAAATGGAAAAGGGTAAAATAATAGATCCCTCAACTGGAAATTCCTATTCAATCaa aaTCCAATTTAATTCCGAGGAACAATGGACGAAGGCCTTAAAATTCATGCTTACAAATTTGAAATGGGGATTAGCTTGGGTGTCATCGCAATTTGCAAACAATcaataa
- the LOC135963432 gene encoding splicing regulator SDE2: MVKICINKTKNIEIDIENVEEIYKHVAETTNLSTKNFYLEQNGKRLNDVFDQELPVYVRLCVLGGKGGFGSMLRAIGAQIEKTTNREACRDLSGRRLRDINEEKRLKAWLEKQGEREREAEERKKRKIEKLLAVPKHEFKDEQYEQARSKLTEKVCDAVEEGFKKASTSGTELKRKNEASTSQKAVPIKKKKPAMWLDDDISSGDDTDSSEDDSDISKSSTNKNEKNPSADKDCEDSNSNQAKLLDSDKDSNLDSGCDSVSSKQLVKHPDN, from the exons ATGGTGAAAATCTgcataaataaaaccaaaaatatagaaattgatattgaaaatgttgaaGAGATTTATAAACACGTTGCAGAAACAACA AATTTGTCCACTAAGAATTTCTACCTGGAACAAAATGGAAAACGTTTGAATGATGTATTCGATCAGGAACTTCCCGTTTATGTACGTCTATGTGTTTTGGGAGGTAAGGGAGGTTTTGGTTCCATGCTAAGGGCTATAGGAGCACAAATAGAGAAAACCACTAATCGAGAGGCCTGCAGAGATCTTAGCGGACGTCGCTTAAGAGATATTAATGAAGAAAAACGCTTGAAAGCCTGGTTGGAAAAACAAGGAGAACGTGAACGCGAAGCTGAGGAAAGGAAGAAgcgcaaaattgaaaaattgttagcTGTACCCAAACATGAATTCAAGGACGAGCAATATGAACAAGCCAGATCAAAACTTACGGAAAAAGTGTGTGATGCTGTGGAAGAAGGTTTCAAAAAGGCCAGTACAAGTGGAACAGAGTTGAAACGTAAAAATGAGGCATCAACGTCACAAAAAGCTGTTCCAATAAAAAAGAAGAAACCTGCCATGTGGTTAGATGATGATATTTCTTCAGGTGATGATACCGACTCAAGTGAAGATGACTCTGATATTTCAAAAAGCtcaacaaataaaaatgaaaaaaaccctTCTGCAGATAAAGATTGCGAAGACTCAAATTCAAATCAAGCTAAATTACTGGATAGTGACAAAGATTCCAATTTAGATTCTGGTTGCGACTCTGTTTCTAGTAAACAACTCGTAAAACACCCagataattga
- the LOC135963434 gene encoding ribosomal RNA processing protein 36 homolog, with protein MSSSDESHHSSSEEEEIPDEEKNEIREDLKSMTFEEIMKLKEELGAKVYKEAVLGVDTTNKSKNKKSSKDFKRLNKNRPREQSAKRQVPFLGVEMRTKRKKEENSVRDPRFDERAGEYDVKKFKENYQFVGEIREKEVHHLKRTLNRVDDDEEKVELKKTMQRLINKNVEDKKWHKKQELIREEQNEIQKAISEGKQPHYMTKKERRAKELVAQFEELKQKGKLNKHLEKRRKKNVAKDRKRIGFD; from the exons ATGAGCTCCTCCGACGAATCCCACCATAGTTCTTCTGAGGAAGAAGAGATTCCAGATGAAGAAAAG AATGAAATTCGTGAAGATTTAAAATCCATGACATTCGAAGAAATTATGAAACTCAAGGAAGAACTTGGAGCGAAAGTGTATAAAGAAGCTGTATTGGGAGTAGACACTACAAAcaaatctaaaaacaaaaaaagtagcaaagactttaaacgtttaaacaaaaatcggcCACGGGAACAAAGTGCCAAACGACAAGTGCCCTTCTTGGGCGTGGAGATGCGTACTAAACGCAAAAAGGAGGAAAATAGCGTACGTGATCCTAGGTTCGATGAACGCGCTGGAGAATATgacgtgaaaaaatttaaagaaaattatcaatttgtCGGCGAAATAAGAGAAAAAGAAGTACATCATTTAAAGCGTACATTGAATCGAGTAGATGATGACGAAGAAAAAGTGGAACTAAAGAAAACCATGCAAaggttaataaacaaaaatgtggAGGATAAAAAATGGCACAAGAAACAAGAGTTGATTAGAGaagaacaaaatgaaatacaaaaggCAATTTCGGAAGGCAAGCAGCCTCATTATATGACCAAAA aggAAAGAAGAGCTAAGGAATTGGTAGCCCAGTTTGAGGAATTAAAACAGAAGGGTAAACTCAATAAACATTTGGAAAAACGTCGTAAAAAGAATGTGGCCAAGGATCGCAAAAGAATTGGTTTCGACTAA
- the mRpL11 gene encoding large ribosomal subunit protein uL11m: MSKAAGKLKTMKRTMEKITHTTKLKTNIPAGMAAAGPPLGPMLGQRAINIAAFCKDFNTRTAEMKEGIPLPCRISVNSDRSYNLVIHSPPATFLLKQAAGLQRGAMNPGKEIAGKITLKHLYEIAAIKIQDPPNALLTMQQMCEMLVGIARTCGIQIVRELNAEEYAAFLEERREVVEAQRRELQEKREAKMLRTG; encoded by the exons atgtcTAAAGCTgctgggaaattaaaaaccatgAAAAGGACCATGGAAAAGATAACACATACtacaaaacttaaaacaaacatACCGGCTGGTATGGCTGCTGCCGGTCCTCCGCTAGGTCCAATGTTAGGTCAG cgTGCCATTAATATTGCGGCGTTTTGTAAGGATTTCAACACAAGGACTGCCGAAATGAAGGAAGGCATACCTCTACCTTGTCGTATAAGTGTGAACAGTGATCGTAGTTACAATTTGGTCATACATTCACCGCCGGCGACATTTCTGCTTAAGCAAGCGGCTGGCTTGCAAAGGGGAGCTATGAACCCCGGCAAAGAAATAGCTGGTAAAATTACGttgaaacatttgtatgaaATTGCAGCTATTAAAATACAAGATCCCCCAAATGCTTTGCTCACAATGCAG CAAATGTGTGAAATGTTAGTGGGTATTGCACGTACATGTGGCATACAGATTGTACGCGAATTGAATGCTGAAGAATATGCAGCCTTTTTAGAGGAGAGACGTGAGGTTGTTGAGGCCCAGAGACGTGAATTACAAGAAAAACGAGAAGCAAAAATGTTACGTACCGgttaa
- the spas gene encoding spastin isoform X2, protein MVRNKTQSSSSSSSSGNASNSSSTKSPIRQNTHRKSSSTCSVALIDDVKPSTSSARRSTNSSPDDDTDDYDTTPVTQRSAFGSVHKQNLYVVSFPIIFLFNILRTLIYQLFCIFRYLYGTSTKVIYRPHKRECNIEIVVGSSSSSGTTQNSTLTTVTSKDRHQQLEQAHNSTSTAIAPYPLIGSQRIRPQQQLEMFNRNNAIASGPGPGDPLLAKQKHHHRRAFEYISKALKIDEENEGHKELAIELYRKGIKELEDGIAVDCWSGRGEVWERAQRLHDKMQTNLSMARDRLHFLASGRKLTVSSKRPGNLAVANKSQTLPRNLGSKNTIAGVPRQPIKTAATPPAVRRQFSSGRNTPPQRSRTPISGIGSGQSNSGSNTPSVSVKGVEQKLVQIILDEIVEGGAKVEWSDIAGQEVAKQALQEMVILPAVRPELFTGLRAPAKGLLLFGPPGNGKTLLARAVATECSATFLNISAASLTSKYVGDGEKLVRALFAVAREMQPSIIFIDEVDSLLSERSSNEHEASRRLKTEFLVEFDGLPGNPDGDRIVVLAATNRPQELDEAALRRFTKRVYVALPDIETRELLLRRLLQKQGSPLDTDALKRLAKLTEGYSGSDLTALAKDAALEPIRELDVEQVKCLDISAMRPITENDFHNSLKRIRRSVAPQSLTSYEKWSQEYGDITI, encoded by the exons ATGGTGCGTAACAAAACCCAATCATCTTCATCGTCTTCATCATCGGGCAATGCCAGTAATAGTAGCAGCACCAAATCACCCATACGACAAAATACTCATCGTAAATCGTCCAGTACTTGTAGTGTAGCTTTAATAGATGATGTCAAACCCTCCACATCCTCTGCCCGTCGTTCAACCAACTCATCGCCAGATGATGACACTGATGATTATGACACTACACCCGTAACCCAAAGATCAGCCTTTGGTTCGGTACATAAACAAAACCTCTACGTTGTTTCATTTCCCATTATATTCCTCTTCAACATACTACGTACGCTAATCTATCAGCTGTTTTGTATATTTCGTTATTTGTACGGAACCAGCACCAAAGTCATTTATCGTCCACACAAACGCGAATGTAATATAGAAATTGTTGTTGGTTCTTCCTCATCATCGGGTACAACACAAAATTCTACTCTAACAACTGTAACATCGAAGGATAGACATCAGCAGCTTGAGCAGGCGCACAACTCTACTTCGACTGCAATTGCTCCATATCCACTTATTGGTTCTCAGCGCATACGTCCACAACAGCAATTAGAAATGTTTAACAGAAATAATGCCATAGCATCAGGACCCGGTCCCGGCGATCCACTGCTGGCCAAACAAAAGCATCATCATCGTCGGgcttttgaatatatttcaaaggccttgaAAATTGATGAAGAAAATGAAG gtCATAAGGAACTTGCAATCGAATTGTATCGTAAAGGAATTAAAGAATTGGAAGATGGCATTGCTGTTGACTGCTGGAGTGGCCGGGGCGAAGTTTGGGAACGTGCCCAACGTTTACATGACAAAATGCAAACAAATCTCTCTATGGCAAGAGATCGTTTACATTTTCTAG CTTCGGGTCGCAAACTTACTGTTAGCTCTAAACGTCCCGGCAATTTGGCAGTTGCAAATAAATCCCAGACATTACCACGTAATCTGGGATCGAAAAATACTATTGCTGGTGTACCACGTCAACCCATTAAAACTGCAGCAACGCCTCCCGCTGTTCGTAGGCaattt TCGTCCGGACGTAATACACCTCCACAACGTTCACGTACTCCTATCAGCGGTATTGGCAGCGGACAATCAAATAGTGGATCCAATACTCCCAGTGTTAGTGTGAAAGGTGTTGAACAGAAATTAGTTCAAATAATACTCGATGAAATTGTCGAGGGTGGCGCAAAAGTGGAATGGAGTGATATAGCTGGTCAAGAGGTAGCCAAACAGGCATTACAAGAAATGGTTATACTACCAGCCGTAAGGCCAGAGTTATTTACAG GTTTGCGTGCTCCTGCTAAAGGTCTTTTACTTTTCGGTCCGCCAGGAAATGGCAAAACTTTACTTGCACGCGCAGTAGCTACCGAATGTAGTGCTACATTCCTAAACATTTCGGCAGCTTCCCTAACTAGCAAATACGTGGGTGATGGTGAGAAATTAGTGAGAGCCCTATTTGCGGTGGCCAGAGAAATGCAACCCTCTATAATATTTATCGATGAAGTCGATTCTTTACTCTCCGAACGCAGCAGTAATGAACATGAGGCTTCTAGACGTTTAAAAACGGAATTTCTTGTCGAATTTGATGGGCTACCAGGTAATCCCGATGGTGATCGTATTGTGGTTTTAGCAGCCACTAATCGTCCTCAGGAATTGGATGAGGCTGCCCTAAGACGTTTCACAAAACGTGTATATGTGGCATTGCCCGATATAGAGACTCGAGAATTGTTATTACGTCGTTTATTACAAAAACAAGGCAGTCCACTTGATACGGATGCCCTGAAACGTCTGGCTAAGCTTACCGAAGGCTATTCCGGTTCAGATTTAACAGCTTTGGCTAAAGATGCAGCCCTGGAGCCAATACGCGAATTGGATGTTGAGCAGGTTAAATGTTTGGACATAAGTGCTATGCGTCCCATAACGGAAAATGATTTTCATAATTCCCTAAAACGAATACGTCGTTCAGTGGCTCCACAGAGTTTAACATCTTATGAAAAATGGTCTCAAGAATATGGTGATATTACCATATAA
- the spas gene encoding spastin isoform X1, translating to MVRNKTQSSSSSSSSGNASNSSSTKSPIRQNTHRKSSSTCSVALIDDVKPSTSSARRSTNSSPDDDTDDYDTTPVTQRSAFGSVHKQNLYVVSFPIIFLFNILRTLIYQLFCIFRYLYGTSTKVIYRPHKRECNIEIVVGSSSSSGTTQNSTLTTVTSKDRHQQLEQAHNSTSTAIAPYPLIGSQRIRPQQQLEMFNRNNAIASGPGPGDPLLAKQKHHHRRAFEYISKALKIDEENEGHKELAIELYRKGIKELEDGIAVDCWSGRGEVWERAQRLHDKMQTNLSMARDRLHFLELRDEQLRLEQLHLKEEKEQKAKPSGNRSNLKYRKSTIPSSSSAKTPSASNIQIVQPMQLDSNSSPTTIPMVRTNNTTKLRSIAAHNIRNNYTNTTATSSPSTASGRKLTVSSKRPGNLAVANKSQTLPRNLGSKNTIAGVPRQPIKTAATPPAVRRQFSSGRNTPPQRSRTPISGIGSGQSNSGSNTPSVSVKGVEQKLVQIILDEIVEGGAKVEWSDIAGQEVAKQALQEMVILPAVRPELFTGLRAPAKGLLLFGPPGNGKTLLARAVATECSATFLNISAASLTSKYVGDGEKLVRALFAVAREMQPSIIFIDEVDSLLSERSSNEHEASRRLKTEFLVEFDGLPGNPDGDRIVVLAATNRPQELDEAALRRFTKRVYVALPDIETRELLLRRLLQKQGSPLDTDALKRLAKLTEGYSGSDLTALAKDAALEPIRELDVEQVKCLDISAMRPITENDFHNSLKRIRRSVAPQSLTSYEKWSQEYGDITI from the exons ATGGTGCGTAACAAAACCCAATCATCTTCATCGTCTTCATCATCGGGCAATGCCAGTAATAGTAGCAGCACCAAATCACCCATACGACAAAATACTCATCGTAAATCGTCCAGTACTTGTAGTGTAGCTTTAATAGATGATGTCAAACCCTCCACATCCTCTGCCCGTCGTTCAACCAACTCATCGCCAGATGATGACACTGATGATTATGACACTACACCCGTAACCCAAAGATCAGCCTTTGGTTCGGTACATAAACAAAACCTCTACGTTGTTTCATTTCCCATTATATTCCTCTTCAACATACTACGTACGCTAATCTATCAGCTGTTTTGTATATTTCGTTATTTGTACGGAACCAGCACCAAAGTCATTTATCGTCCACACAAACGCGAATGTAATATAGAAATTGTTGTTGGTTCTTCCTCATCATCGGGTACAACACAAAATTCTACTCTAACAACTGTAACATCGAAGGATAGACATCAGCAGCTTGAGCAGGCGCACAACTCTACTTCGACTGCAATTGCTCCATATCCACTTATTGGTTCTCAGCGCATACGTCCACAACAGCAATTAGAAATGTTTAACAGAAATAATGCCATAGCATCAGGACCCGGTCCCGGCGATCCACTGCTGGCCAAACAAAAGCATCATCATCGTCGGgcttttgaatatatttcaaaggccttgaAAATTGATGAAGAAAATGAAG gtCATAAGGAACTTGCAATCGAATTGTATCGTAAAGGAATTAAAGAATTGGAAGATGGCATTGCTGTTGACTGCTGGAGTGGCCGGGGCGAAGTTTGGGAACGTGCCCAACGTTTACATGACAAAATGCAAACAAATCTCTCTATGGCAAGAGATCGTTTACATTTTCTAG AGTTGCGTGACGAACAATTACGTTTGGAACAACTTCATCTAAAAGAAGAGAAAGAGCAAAAGGCAAAGCCAAGTGGAAATCGGtccaatttaaaatatagaaaatctaCTATACCTTCTTCGTCTTCAGCAAAGACACCATCGGCGTCAAATATACAAATTGTGCAACCCATGCAATTAGATTCTAATAGTAGTCCAACTACAATACCAATGGTTCGTACAAATAATACCACTAAGTTACGCAGCATAGCTGCACATAATATAAGAAATAATTATACAAATACAACTGCTACCTCCTCACCTAGTACAG CTTCGGGTCGCAAACTTACTGTTAGCTCTAAACGTCCCGGCAATTTGGCAGTTGCAAATAAATCCCAGACATTACCACGTAATCTGGGATCGAAAAATACTATTGCTGGTGTACCACGTCAACCCATTAAAACTGCAGCAACGCCTCCCGCTGTTCGTAGGCaattt TCGTCCGGACGTAATACACCTCCACAACGTTCACGTACTCCTATCAGCGGTATTGGCAGCGGACAATCAAATAGTGGATCCAATACTCCCAGTGTTAGTGTGAAAGGTGTTGAACAGAAATTAGTTCAAATAATACTCGATGAAATTGTCGAGGGTGGCGCAAAAGTGGAATGGAGTGATATAGCTGGTCAAGAGGTAGCCAAACAGGCATTACAAGAAATGGTTATACTACCAGCCGTAAGGCCAGAGTTATTTACAG GTTTGCGTGCTCCTGCTAAAGGTCTTTTACTTTTCGGTCCGCCAGGAAATGGCAAAACTTTACTTGCACGCGCAGTAGCTACCGAATGTAGTGCTACATTCCTAAACATTTCGGCAGCTTCCCTAACTAGCAAATACGTGGGTGATGGTGAGAAATTAGTGAGAGCCCTATTTGCGGTGGCCAGAGAAATGCAACCCTCTATAATATTTATCGATGAAGTCGATTCTTTACTCTCCGAACGCAGCAGTAATGAACATGAGGCTTCTAGACGTTTAAAAACGGAATTTCTTGTCGAATTTGATGGGCTACCAGGTAATCCCGATGGTGATCGTATTGTGGTTTTAGCAGCCACTAATCGTCCTCAGGAATTGGATGAGGCTGCCCTAAGACGTTTCACAAAACGTGTATATGTGGCATTGCCCGATATAGAGACTCGAGAATTGTTATTACGTCGTTTATTACAAAAACAAGGCAGTCCACTTGATACGGATGCCCTGAAACGTCTGGCTAAGCTTACCGAAGGCTATTCCGGTTCAGATTTAACAGCTTTGGCTAAAGATGCAGCCCTGGAGCCAATACGCGAATTGGATGTTGAGCAGGTTAAATGTTTGGACATAAGTGCTATGCGTCCCATAACGGAAAATGATTTTCATAATTCCCTAAAACGAATACGTCGTTCAGTGGCTCCACAGAGTTTAACATCTTATGAAAAATGGTCTCAAGAATATGGTGATATTACCATATAA